Proteins encoded in a region of the Flavobacteriales bacterium genome:
- the thiC gene encoding phosphomethylpyrimidine synthase ThiC translates to MAKKDNIPNSASKITRDEFPGSKKIYVKGELHKDIRVAMREITLTDSKPMFTDGEFKKKANPPVTVYDTSGPYTDSSIEIDVRKGIPTIRKQWILDRGDVEELDGISSEYGKERLENSELNHLRFQHLQNPLRAKKGANVTQMHYAKKGIITPEMEYVAIRENQRLQEYKGTINQHPGQGFGANIPDVITPEFVRSEIAAGRAVLPNNINHPETEPMIIGRNFLVKINANIGNSAVTSSIEEEVEKTVWATRWGADTVMDLSTGKNIHETREWVIRNSPVPIGTVPIYQALEKVNGKAEDLTWELFRDTLIEQAEQGVDYFTIHAGVLLRYVPMTANRVTGIVSRGGSIMAKWCLAHHKENFLYTHFEDICEIMKQYDVGFSLGDGLRPGSIADANDRAQFAELETLGELTKIAWKHDVQVMIEGPGHVPLHMIKENMDKELRDCFEAPFYTLGPLTQDIAPGYDHITSAIGAANIGWYGTAMLCYVTPKEHLGLPNRDDVKEGVITYKIAAHAADLAKGFPGSQIRDNAMSLARFEFRWEDQFNLSLDPDTARAYHDETLPSDNAKVAHFCSMCGPHFCSMKITQDVRDYAKEHGLNDQEALEEGMKEKMDEFKAKGGELYLEPEKLH, encoded by the coding sequence ATGGCAAAAAAAGATAATATTCCAAATTCAGCCTCAAAAATAACAAGAGATGAATTTCCTGGATCTAAAAAAATATATGTAAAAGGGGAGTTGCATAAAGACATTAGAGTTGCAATGCGTGAGATCACTCTAACAGATTCAAAACCAATGTTTACAGATGGAGAGTTTAAGAAAAAGGCTAATCCACCTGTTACAGTATATGATACCTCAGGTCCTTATACTGATTCTTCAATTGAAATTGATGTTCGTAAAGGAATTCCTACTATTCGTAAACAATGGATTTTGGATCGAGGAGATGTTGAGGAATTAGATGGTATAAGCTCTGAATATGGTAAAGAACGATTGGAAAATAGTGAATTAAATCATTTGCGTTTTCAGCATTTACAAAATCCATTAAGAGCTAAAAAAGGAGCAAATGTAACCCAAATGCACTATGCTAAAAAAGGGATTATTACACCAGAAATGGAGTATGTTGCTATTAGAGAAAATCAACGTTTACAAGAATATAAAGGAACGATTAATCAACATCCAGGACAAGGTTTTGGAGCTAATATTCCTGATGTGATAACTCCAGAGTTCGTTCGTTCTGAAATCGCTGCAGGTAGAGCAGTATTACCCAATAATATTAATCATCCAGAAACTGAGCCTATGATTATTGGGCGTAATTTTTTGGTGAAAATTAATGCCAATATTGGTAATTCTGCTGTGACCTCTTCAATTGAAGAAGAAGTTGAAAAAACAGTATGGGCAACCAGATGGGGAGCTGATACTGTAATGGATTTGAGCACAGGTAAAAACATCCATGAAACAAGAGAGTGGGTAATCCGTAATTCTCCTGTTCCAATTGGAACTGTTCCAATTTATCAAGCATTAGAAAAAGTAAATGGAAAAGCAGAAGATTTAACATGGGAACTGTTTAGAGATACCTTAATAGAACAAGCTGAACAAGGGGTAGATTATTTTACAATTCATGCTGGAGTATTGCTACGTTATGTTCCAATGACAGCTAATCGAGTAACAGGAATTGTATCTAGAGGTGGTTCAATAATGGCTAAATGGTGTTTGGCGCATCATAAAGAAAACTTCTTGTATACGCATTTTGAAGACATTTGTGAAATCATGAAGCAGTATGATGTTGGTTTTTCTTTAGGAGATGGTTTACGACCAGGTTCTATTGCTGATGCTAATGATAGAGCACAATTTGCTGAACTTGAAACTCTAGGAGAATTAACGAAAATTGCTTGGAAACATGATGTTCAGGTAATGATTGAAGGGCCAGGCCATGTACCATTACACATGATTAAAGAAAATATGGACAAAGAACTAAGGGATTGTTTTGAAGCTCCATTTTATACTTTAGGACCTTTAACGCAAGATATAGCTCCTGGATATGACCATATTACCTCAGCGATTGGTGCCGCAAATATTGGATGGTATGGAACAGCAATGTTGTGTTATGTAACTCCAAAAGAACATTTAGGCTTACCTAATAGAGATGATGTAAAAGAAGGGGTAATTACCTATAAAATAGCTGCTCACGCTGCTGATTTAGCTAAAGGGTTTCCAGGATCACAAATTAGAGATAATGCAATGAGTTTAGCTCGATTTGAATTTAGATGGGAGGATCAATTTAACTTATCCTTAGATCCTGACACTGCACGTGCATATCATGATGAAACATTGCCAAGTGATAACGCAAAAGTAGCTCATTTCTGTTCAATGTGTGGACCTCATTTCTGTTCAATGAAAATCACGCAAGATGTTAGAGACTATGCAAAAGAACATGGTTTAAATGATCAAGAAGCATTGGAAGAAGGAATGAAAGAGAAAATGGATGAGTTTAAAGCCAAAGGAGGAGAACTCTATTTAGAGCCTGAGAAGTTGCACTAA
- the thiS gene encoding sulfur carrier protein ThiS: MITIQLNGQKIQLPKGVTLKVFLNQNNLANNGGVAVALNQSVVAQSDWEEKELKNNDEIIIITATQGG; this comes from the coding sequence ATGATAACTATTCAATTAAATGGACAGAAAATTCAGTTACCCAAAGGTGTAACGCTTAAAGTCTTTTTAAACCAAAATAATTTAGCAAATAATGGAGGTGTGGCCGTGGCATTAAACCAAAGTGTTGTAGCTCAAAGTGATTGGGAAGAAAAAGAATTAAAAAACAATGATGAAATTATAATTATTACTGCAACTCAAGGCGGTTAA
- a CDS encoding metal-dependent transcriptional regulator, whose translation MGTKSEEDQIKAIYSLSETTNGAPISTNALAEHLQIKAASVSDMLKKLAQKGWVNYVKYNGSTLTEEGEKLALSIIRKHRLWETFLVKNLHFKWDEVHEIAEQLEHIKSEQLIDKLANYLGNPDYDPHGDPIPTKDGIINDHRKSILLAELKQEEQGVIVGVNDSSSALLQYLTKENLVLGTPVKVLEIFDFDNSFKIESKGKTYNISEQITQNIFIQKH comes from the coding sequence ATGGGGACAAAATCAGAAGAAGATCAAATAAAAGCTATTTACAGTTTAAGTGAAACAACAAATGGAGCTCCTATATCTACTAATGCTTTGGCTGAACATTTACAGATAAAGGCTGCAAGTGTCTCTGACATGTTAAAAAAGCTTGCCCAAAAAGGCTGGGTTAATTACGTTAAATATAATGGGAGTACACTAACAGAAGAAGGGGAAAAATTAGCTTTATCTATTATCAGAAAACATCGATTGTGGGAAACATTTTTAGTTAAAAACTTACATTTCAAATGGGATGAAGTTCATGAGATTGCTGAACAATTAGAGCATATTAAATCTGAGCAATTGATCGATAAATTAGCCAATTACTTAGGAAACCCTGATTATGATCCTCATGGCGACCCCATTCCTACAAAAGATGGGATCATCAATGATCATCGAAAGTCCATTTTATTGGCAGAATTAAAACAAGAAGAACAAGGTGTTATCGTTGGTGTTAATGACTCTTCCTCTGCTCTTCTTCAGTACCTTACTAAAGAAAACTTGGTATTAGGGACTCCTGTAAAAGTGCTGGAAATCTTTGATTTTGACAATAGTTTTAAAATCGAAAGTAAAGGAAAAACATACAATATTTCTGAACAAATTACTCAAAATATCTTTATTCAAAAACACTAA
- a CDS encoding ZIP family metal transporter: protein MWWTNLIHWFSELHPVLAALIATTFTWLVTAAGAALVFFFKSLNRGVLDSMLGFTGGVMVAASCFGLLGPSIDMTGGEGFAKAMPAVIGFIIGAIFLYGLDKVMPHLHINFKEDEKEGVKSNLHRTTLLILAITLHNIPEGLAVGVIFGAAMGEFEMVNTAVILAIGIGIQNFPEGFAVAMPLRREGVSRRKSFWYGQLSAIVEPIFGVIGAAAVLYFEPILPYALAFAAGAMIYVVVEEVIPETQRDKYTDVATLGFMIGFVLMMALDVGLG from the coding sequence ATGTGGTGGACAAATTTAATTCATTGGTTTTCTGAGCTACACCCTGTATTGGCAGCTTTAATTGCGACAACATTTACATGGTTGGTGACTGCTGCTGGAGCTGCTCTAGTTTTTTTCTTTAAATCATTAAATCGTGGAGTCTTAGACTCTATGCTTGGTTTTACAGGAGGGGTAATGGTTGCTGCTAGTTGTTTTGGGTTACTTGGCCCTTCTATTGATATGACTGGTGGAGAAGGTTTTGCTAAAGCAATGCCTGCTGTAATTGGTTTTATTATTGGAGCTATATTTCTTTACGGTCTTGATAAAGTGATGCCCCATCTACATATTAATTTCAAAGAAGATGAAAAGGAAGGGGTAAAATCGAATTTACACCGTACTACCCTATTAATTCTTGCGATTACTTTACACAACATCCCAGAAGGGTTGGCTGTCGGAGTCATTTTTGGAGCTGCAATGGGGGAATTTGAAATGGTCAATACTGCTGTTATTTTAGCTATCGGAATTGGGATACAAAATTTTCCTGAAGGATTTGCTGTTGCGATGCCACTAAGACGTGAGGGAGTTAGCAGAAGAAAGAGCTTTTGGTATGGACAACTTTCTGCAATAGTTGAACCTATCTTTGGAGTAATTGGTGCTGCTGCGGTTTTATATTTTGAACCAATACTACCTTATGCTCTAGCATTTGCTGCGGGTGCAATGATCTATGTTGTTGTAGAAGAAGTTATTCCAGAAACACAACGAGATAAATACACAGATGTAGCTACCCTAGGCTTTATGATTGGTTTTGTATTAATGATGGCTTTAGATGTGGGATTGGGCTAA
- a CDS encoding PKD domain-containing protein, whose protein sequence is MKTRIILCFVLVLSFFKVAALDYYWVNGSGSWSDINHWATTSGGNIIQTVVPSPNDNVIFDANSGFTIGNNTVTVNVSATCKDITFVGALNTPTITESNTNFLEVYGSWTMQANMVYDLAKTVFKSTNTGETITSNGVEVLNNVEFSSAGEWTFQDDFDARMLSFTEGSLITNNQTLTLSRFWSAGNLTRNLTLGSSLIIIEGTSSGWSYDGTNHILNAGTSTIDFINQLSTSFKDFEGNNNQQYYRVLFSNPNPGEAEVEGPFQVEKMVFMSSGELKGNNSFDTLIFSAGNNYVLQANNTQTVVAHFSASAPPCQGLINIESTIAGNQANLSIQGTAALDNLSVKDIQALGNVPLIANSSFDIGNNTNITFPPATGTTLYWVGGTGNWNDNTHWSTVNDGIYPASSGGCVPTPLDDVVFNNNSGFTANNTVTLDAITQYCRDITFVGALNTPTITGANTNYLDVYGSWTMQANMVYDISKTIFKSTNTGETITSNGVEVLKDFEFSSSGEWTFQDDFDARILTFIEGNLVTNNQTLTLMQFRSSGALNRDLILGGSSVVIEGSNSGWQYQGANSTLNAGTSTIDFINTLNNSFNDFRGDNNHQYYRILFSDPNPGIAEVDGPFQVEKMMFMSSGKIADNNTFDTLIFSAGCNYVLQANNTQTVVAHFSASAPPCQGLINVESTNAGNQAILNISGSTSLDNLSIKDIQATGNIPLLANSSFDIGNNTNITFPPATGTTLYWVGGTGNWNDNTHWSTVNNGVYPASNGGCVPTPLDNVVFNNNSGFTIGNNVVTLDGITQYCRDITFIGALNTPTIISANTNFLDVYGSWTMQADMIYDISKTRFKSINTGELITSNGVEVLKDFEFSSSGEWTFQDAFDCRILMFLEGNLYTNNQDITLFQFRSYGSLNRNLVLGSSAIDIEAYYSGWEYYGNNSLLNAGTSIIDFINPLHNSFRDFKGDNQHQYYHVLFSDPTPAEAEVEGPFLAEKMVFMTSGELRGDNVFDTLLFTAGNNYTLQANKTQTINNKFYFSGNPCYILFIRSSSTTTRANIDILGGSVRVDYVNFRGLDATGSYTVVDVELNSIDAGNNVGFTFAPNTNNGMIGLGTDVEVSCPFPSIGHTIYTNDFFSTPNTTFLWNDGSTNDTLFVTDYGVYSITVDYGQNCIVQDSINVFADSASRPVLTTNIDGDSVVCDLDSILYTIQGSSDIDYFIWSYAGFSDSIGSHDSLFFSPDSSGVLSVVGKNICGYSLAEELNIVVGESPVLPNSNWQLCEGDTLSITLANHQLIQSNTLNILNNDLVGIAEGTANIYIIDTITGCMSDSSVQNVMVNEVPVIPSISPNTLCEEASINLPIVDSTSWLVTNSNIANIVNTDLLGVNQGTTLISLTDTVSGCVSQEQQIIILPKPSATATISNEICLSDSISLVGNGVIATPSTISNVLWSTDANLIDTVNQTAHIFDSTGNYTVHFIVNGSNGCIDTASNNIVVHGMPQALFNDSIYCLYQGTVFENHSFIAAPDLITDYHWNFGDGTNSSQVSEEHYYSSTGDYQVSLVVTSNHNCTDSMTKQLSIVASPEVAFSLNDICQNDSLLVVDSIVVDPPNSIEEIHWDFGDGTVVNLNTTNTELAHSYQNSGNYSVTLIGMSSNGCTDTMVTTLNVAPTPEVNFLANHSCINEQEMLFENLTTIQGNGNVSYLWQFNDGTGGSSSIDNPLYNYVSEGEYVVELSAISTEGCTDSSTQMISIFPKPQALFSEDETAGCPGVCVTFKSESYDSIGITNLYWDFGNGVEHTTNAFNGHCFENSGTYDVVLVAENAQGCFDTLNKTSLIHVLPKPIANFDITPEETTINNALITFSNNSTGAINWVWNFDNGDIDSLNYSPEYLYSDIGTYEVELIVFDSVGCSDTLSKELIIEPINNIFIPSAFSPNNDGENDVLYIRGYVEAISFNVFDRWGKEVFSSTNQNHGWDGMINGQKAIEGVYYWFLTVSVDNEIRSYKGDVSLFR, encoded by the coding sequence ATGAAAACAAGAATAATTCTTTGTTTTGTATTGGTATTGTCTTTTTTTAAAGTTGCAGCTTTAGATTATTATTGGGTTAATGGGAGTGGGAGCTGGAGCGATATCAATCACTGGGCAACAACTTCAGGAGGAAATATTATCCAAACAGTAGTGCCTTCTCCTAACGATAATGTAATTTTTGATGCAAATAGTGGTTTTACTATAGGGAATAATACCGTTACAGTTAATGTGTCAGCAACATGCAAAGACATCACTTTTGTAGGAGCTTTAAACACACCAACAATAACCGAATCTAATACTAACTTTTTAGAAGTATATGGATCATGGACAATGCAAGCCAATATGGTATATGACCTTGCAAAAACTGTTTTTAAATCCACAAATACAGGAGAAACAATTACTTCTAATGGAGTAGAGGTGTTGAATAATGTTGAGTTTAGCAGCGCTGGAGAATGGACGTTTCAAGATGATTTTGATGCTCGAATGCTATCTTTTACTGAAGGGAGTTTAATAACTAATAATCAGACCCTAACATTATCACGCTTTTGGTCTGCAGGAAACTTGACTCGAAACTTAACATTAGGAAGCTCATTAATTATAATAGAGGGAACTAGTTCAGGATGGTCTTATGATGGAACGAACCATATTTTAAATGCAGGAACAAGTACCATTGATTTTATAAATCAATTAAGTACAAGTTTTAAAGATTTTGAAGGGAATAATAACCAACAATACTATAGAGTATTATTTAGTAACCCTAACCCCGGAGAAGCAGAAGTAGAAGGTCCATTTCAAGTTGAAAAAATGGTGTTTATGAGTTCGGGAGAATTAAAAGGAAATAATAGTTTTGATACACTTATTTTTTCGGCAGGAAATAATTATGTCTTGCAAGCCAATAATACCCAAACAGTTGTAGCCCACTTTTCTGCTTCAGCTCCACCATGTCAAGGGTTGATTAATATAGAGTCAACAATTGCAGGTAATCAGGCAAACCTTAGTATTCAAGGGACAGCAGCTCTAGACAATTTATCAGTAAAAGATATTCAAGCATTAGGAAATGTACCTTTAATAGCCAACAGTTCTTTTGATATAGGGAATAATACCAACATCACATTTCCTCCAGCTACAGGAACCACGTTGTATTGGGTAGGAGGAACAGGTAACTGGAATGATAATACACATTGGTCAACTGTTAATGATGGAATATACCCAGCATCTAGTGGTGGTTGTGTTCCAACTCCTTTAGATGATGTTGTATTTAACAATAATAGTGGTTTTACAGCTAATAACACTGTTACGCTAGATGCGATAACTCAATATTGTAGAGATATTACCTTTGTAGGAGCATTAAATACTCCAACAATAACTGGAGCAAATACCAATTATTTAGATGTCTATGGATCGTGGACAATGCAAGCGAATATGGTATATGATATTTCAAAAACTATTTTTAAATCAACAAATACAGGAGAAACAATTACTTCAAATGGGGTAGAAGTGTTGAAAGATTTTGAGTTTAGTAGTTCTGGAGAATGGACGTTTCAAGATGATTTTGATGCACGAATATTAACTTTTATTGAGGGGAATTTAGTAACGAACAATCAAACCCTAACCTTAATGCAGTTTAGATCAAGTGGGGCATTAAATAGAGATTTAATATTGGGAGGTTCGTCTGTTGTTATTGAAGGATCAAATTCAGGATGGCAATATCAAGGAGCTAACTCAACTTTGAATGCAGGTACAAGTACAATCGATTTTATTAATACACTAAACAACAGCTTTAATGATTTTAGAGGAGATAATAATCATCAATATTATCGTATTCTTTTTTCAGATCCTAATCCTGGAATTGCAGAAGTTGATGGCCCTTTTCAGGTTGAAAAGATGATGTTTATGAGCTCGGGTAAAATAGCTGACAATAATACCTTTGATACATTAATTTTTTCAGCAGGCTGTAACTATGTACTGCAAGCCAACAATACCCAAACAGTTGTCGCTCATTTCTCTGCTTCAGCTCCTCCTTGTCAGGGGCTAATTAATGTAGAGTCAACTAATGCAGGAAATCAAGCAATACTCAATATCAGTGGAAGCACTTCATTAGATAACTTATCAATAAAAGATATACAAGCCACAGGGAATATTCCTTTGTTGGCCAATAGTTCCTTTGATATAGGGAATAATACCAATATTACATTTCCACCAGCTACAGGAACGACCTTGTATTGGGTAGGAGGAACAGGAAATTGGAACGACAATACACACTGGTCAACAGTAAACAATGGAGTGTACCCCGCTTCAAATGGAGGTTGTGTTCCTACGCCATTAGACAATGTAGTTTTTAACAATAATAGTGGTTTTACTATAGGGAATAATGTGGTAACCTTAGACGGAATAACACAATATTGTCGTGATATTACATTTATCGGAGCATTAAATACACCAACAATTATTAGCGCAAACACTAATTTTTTAGATGTCTATGGATCATGGACCATGCAAGCTGATATGATTTATGATATTTCTAAAACTAGATTTAAATCAATAAACACCGGAGAACTCATTACTTCAAATGGTGTTGAGGTATTAAAAGATTTTGAGTTTAGTAGTTCTGGAGAGTGGACGTTTCAAGATGCATTTGATTGTAGGATATTAATGTTTTTGGAAGGGAATTTATATACCAATAACCAAGATATTACATTGTTTCAGTTTAGGTCGTATGGAAGTTTGAATAGAAACTTAGTGCTTGGGAGTTCTGCTATTGATATTGAAGCTTATTACTCTGGGTGGGAGTATTATGGGAATAATTCACTATTAAATGCTGGGACAAGTATTATAGACTTTATTAACCCGCTTCACAATAGTTTTAGAGATTTTAAAGGAGATAATCAACACCAATACTATCATGTCTTGTTTTCCGATCCAACTCCTGCCGAAGCTGAGGTTGAAGGTCCATTTTTAGCTGAAAAAATGGTGTTTATGACTTCAGGAGAATTAAGAGGGGATAATGTTTTTGATACATTATTATTTACAGCTGGTAATAACTATACTTTACAAGCCAATAAAACACAGACAATAAACAATAAGTTTTATTTTAGTGGAAATCCATGTTATATTCTATTTATTCGTTCATCCTCAACAACTACAAGAGCCAATATTGATATTTTAGGCGGAAGTGTTAGAGTAGATTATGTCAATTTTAGAGGATTGGATGCAACAGGTTCTTATACAGTTGTTGATGTAGAGTTAAATAGTATTGATGCTGGAAATAATGTAGGTTTTACTTTTGCTCCCAACACCAATAATGGAATGATAGGGTTAGGAACTGATGTAGAGGTATCATGCCCATTTCCAAGTATAGGACATACAATATATACCAATGATTTCTTTTCAACTCCAAACACAACATTTCTTTGGAATGATGGTTCAACTAATGATACATTATTTGTTACAGATTATGGGGTTTATAGCATTACTGTTGATTATGGACAAAATTGTATTGTACAGGATTCTATCAATGTTTTCGCAGACTCTGCAAGTAGACCAGTACTTACAACAAATATTGATGGAGATTCAGTAGTTTGTGATCTCGATTCAATATTATATACCATTCAAGGGAGTTCAGATATAGACTATTTTATATGGTCCTATGCTGGTTTTAGTGATTCTATAGGAAGTCATGATTCTTTATTTTTCTCGCCAGATTCATCTGGAGTTTTGAGCGTTGTAGGAAAAAATATTTGCGGTTATTCTTTAGCTGAAGAACTTAATATTGTGGTTGGAGAGAGCCCTGTTCTTCCCAATTCAAACTGGCAGCTTTGTGAGGGGGATACCTTATCAATAACACTTGCAAATCACCAACTTATTCAAAGTAATACTCTAAATATACTCAATAATGATTTGGTAGGAATAGCCGAAGGAACAGCTAATATTTATATTATTGATACTATTACAGGATGTATGAGTGATTCTTCTGTCCAAAATGTAATGGTTAATGAAGTACCTGTGATACCATCAATTTCTCCCAATACATTATGTGAAGAAGCTTCTATAAATTTGCCAATAGTAGATTCTACTTCATGGCTGGTCACGAATAGTAATATCGCTAACATAGTTAATACCGATTTATTGGGCGTAAATCAAGGAACGACTTTAATAAGTTTGACAGACACAGTATCAGGATGCGTAAGCCAAGAACAACAAATCATAATTTTACCAAAACCAAGTGCAACAGCAACAATAAGCAATGAAATATGTTTGTCAGACTCTATATCCCTTGTAGGAAATGGAGTGATAGCCACACCATCAACGATAAGTAATGTACTTTGGTCTACAGATGCCAATTTAATAGATACTGTTAATCAAACTGCGCATATCTTTGATAGTACAGGGAATTATACCGTTCATTTTATTGTTAATGGCTCTAATGGATGTATAGATACGGCAAGTAATAATATCGTTGTTCATGGAATGCCACAAGCATTATTTAATGATTCAATTTATTGTCTATACCAAGGGACAGTTTTTGAAAACCATTCATTCATTGCTGCACCAGATTTGATAACAGATTACCATTGGAATTTTGGAGATGGAACTAATAGTAGTCAAGTTTCAGAAGAACACTATTACTCAAGTACAGGTGATTATCAAGTGTCGTTAGTGGTGACTTCTAATCATAATTGTACAGATTCAATGACTAAACAATTATCAATAGTAGCATCTCCTGAAGTAGCATTTTCGTTAAACGATATTTGTCAAAATGATTCTTTATTGGTCGTTGACAGTATAGTTGTAGATCCCCCTAATTCTATAGAAGAAATTCACTGGGATTTTGGAGACGGTACAGTAGTTAATTTAAACACGACCAATACAGAATTAGCTCATAGTTATCAAAATTCAGGAAATTATTCTGTAACATTAATAGGCATGTCGAGCAATGGTTGTACAGATACAATGGTTACAACATTAAATGTGGCTCCAACACCAGAAGTAAACTTTTTAGCCAATCATAGTTGTATCAATGAACAAGAGATGTTGTTTGAGAATTTAACAACTATTCAAGGAAATGGGAATGTATCTTATTTATGGCAGTTTAACGATGGAACAGGAGGAAGTTCATCCATTGATAATCCTTTATACAATTATGTCAGTGAAGGCGAATATGTTGTAGAATTATCAGCTATATCAACCGAAGGGTGTACTGATAGTAGCACACAGATGATTTCTATCTTTCCAAAGCCACAAGCTCTTTTTTCAGAAGATGAGACAGCCGGATGTCCAGGAGTTTGTGTTACTTTTAAAAGCGAATCTTATGATTCAATTGGCATTACTAACCTTTATTGGGATTTTGGAAATGGAGTAGAGCATACAACTAATGCTTTTAATGGACATTGTTTCGAAAATTCAGGAACATATGATGTGGTATTAGTAGCAGAAAATGCACAAGGGTGTTTCGATACTTTGAATAAAACGTCATTGATTCATGTATTACCTAAACCAATAGCAAATTTTGATATAACCCCTGAAGAAACAACAATAAACAATGCTTTGATAACCTTTTCTAACAATAGTACAGGTGCTATAAATTGGGTGTGGAATTTTGACAACGGTGATATTGATAGCCTAAATTACAGTCCTGAATACCTATACTCAGATATAGGAACTTATGAAGTAGAATTGATTGTCTTTGATTCTGTTGGATGTTCAGATACGCTATCTAAAGAACTAATTATTGAACCAATCAATAATATTTTCATTCCAAGTGCATTTTCCCCAAACAATGATGGTGAGAATGATGTGCTTTACATAAGAGGTTATGTAGAGGCTATTTCTTTTAATGTTTTTGACCGATGGGGTAAAGAAGTGTTCTCTTCAACGAATCAAAATCATGGTTGGGATGGTATGATCAATGGACAGAAAGCTATAGAAGGCGTTTATTATTGGTTTTTAACAGTATCAGTTGATAACGAAATTAGAAGTTATAAAGGAGATGTGTCTCTATTTCGATAA